The Thunnus maccoyii chromosome 15, fThuMac1.1, whole genome shotgun sequence DNA segment ACTTGAGGAATCCCTTAAGAAAGAGCAGGGCACCGTCCTGCAGTTGCAGGAGGAAGCTGAAAAACTCAGGAAACAACAAGACGAAGCTAGCAAAGCCAGGGAGCAAGCAGAGAGAGAGCTTGAAACATGGAGACAGAAAGCCAATGAGGCTCTCCGCTTGAGGCTACAAGCTGAGGAAGAGGCTCAAAAGAAGAGCCAGGCTcaagaggaagcagagaggcAGAAGGTTGAGGCAGAGCGAGACGCCAAGAAAAGGGCTAAGGCTGAAGAAGCTGCACTTAAACAGAAGGACAATGCAGAGAAGGAGTtggaaaaacaaaggaaatttGCAGAACAAGTAGCCCAGCAAAAGCTCTCTGCAGAACAAGAATGCATACGCTTAAAGGCTGACTTTGAACATGCTGAGCAACAGCGGGGCCTGTTGGATAATGAGCTCCACCGTCTAAAAAATGAGGTGAATGCTGCAGAAAGCCAAAGGAAACAACTGGAAGATGAGCTGGCTAAAGTCAGAAGTGAAATGGATGTTCTTTTGCAGATGAAGATTCAAGCAGAGAAGGAGACACTGTCGAAAACAGAGAAGAGCAAGCAGCTTCTTGAGTCTGAAgtgttgaaaatgaaacaacttGCTGAGGAAGCAACCAGGCTGAGATCAGTGGCTGAAGAGGCGAAGAAGCAGAGACAGATCGCAGAGGAAGAAGCAGCTCGGCAAAGAGCTGAAGCTGAAAAAATTCTCAAGGAAAAACTTTCAGCCATCAATGAGGCAACTCGTCTGAAGACTGAAGCAGAGATTGCCCTGAAAGCTAAAGAAGCAGAGAATGAAAGACTCAAAAGACAAGCTGAGGATGAAGCTTATCAGAGGAAGCTGCTGGAGGATCAGGCTGCTCAGCATAAACGAGACATTGCAGAGAAAATAACACATCTGAAGAGCTCTTCTGATTCTGAGTtagagagacaaaaaacaatTGTGGAAGAAACtattaaacaaaagaaagttGTTGAAGAAGAAATTCATATCATTAAGATCAACTTTGAGAAAGCATCAAAAGACAAATCAGGTTTGGAGATGGAATTAAAGAAACTGAAGGGCATTGCAGAGGAGACTGAGAAGAGCAAACTCAAAGCtgaggaagaggcagagaaactgaaaaaacttgctgcagaagaagagaagaaaaggaaagaagctGAGGAGAAGGTGAAGAGGattacagcagcagaggaagaggcaGGTCGACAATGCAAAGCTGCTCAGGAGGAAGTTGACCGCCTGAAAAAGAAAGCTGCTGAAGCGAATAAACAGAAAGACAAGGCTGAGAAAGATGCAGAGAAGCAGGCTATTCTGGCGAAAGAGGCAGCACAGAAATGCAGTGCTGCGGAACAAAAAGCTCAAGATGTGctcagtaaaaataaagaagacaTTCTTGCACAGGAAAATCTGAAAGAGGAGTTTGAAAAGGCCAAGAAACTTGCTCAAGCAGCCGAAAAAGCcaaagagaaagcagagaaagaggCTGCCCTGCTCCGTCAAAAAGCTGAGGAggctgaaaaacagaaaaaagctgCAGAGGATGAAGCTGCAAAACAGGCCAAAgctcaaaaagatgcagagagACTGAAGaaagaagcagaggaggaggccTCCAAGAGAGCAGCAGCTGAGGCAGCAGCTCTAAAGCAGAAGAAGCAGGCTGATTCAGAGATGGCCAAGCACAAAAAAGAAGCTGAACAAGCTCTTAAGCAGAAGTCTCAGGTTGAGAAGGAACTTACAACGGTTAAACTGCAACTGGATGAAACTGACAAACAGAAAGCTGTGTTAGATGAGGAGCTTCAGCGAGTGAAGGGTGAAGTAAATGATGCTGTCAAGCAAAAGGCACAGGTGGAGGATGAACTATCCAAAGTTAAGATCCAGATGGATGAGCTCCTGAAACTTAAGCTCAAAATTGAGAATGAAAACCAGCGTCTCatgaagaaagacaaagataaTACACAGAAATTACTTGCAGAAGAAGCTGAGAAAATGAAGAGCCTGGCGGAGGACGCTGCCAGGCTCAGTGTGGAGGCTGAGGAAGCagccagacagagacagatCGCTGAGTCTGACTTGGCTGAACAGAGGACACTTGCGGAGAAAATGCTCAAGGAGAAAATGCAGGCCATCCAAGAAGCTACAAAACTGAAAGCTGAGGCAGAAGAGCTCCAGAAACAGAAGAACCAGGCACAGGAAAAGGCTAAAAAACTACTAGAAGACAAACAACAGATCCAGCTGCGGCTTGATAAGGAGACAGAGGGCTTCCAAAAATCATTAGAGGCTGAGCGAAAGAGACAGCTTGAAGTTTCTGCTGAAGCAGAGAAACTGAAATTAAGGGTGAAAGAGCTCAGCGAAGCTCAGGCAAAAGCTGAAGAAGAGGCTAAGAAATTCAGGAAGCAAGCTGATGAAGCAAAAACTCGTCTtcaagacacagagagacaaactaCAGAAACTGTTGTTCAAAAGTTGGAGACACAGAGGCTACAGAGCACCAGAGAAGCTGATGACTTAAAGAAAGCCATCACTGACCttgaaaaagagagggagaaactgaaaaaagaggCTGAGGAGCTTCAGAAAAAATCTAAAGAGGTATTGTGATGTAAATTAACACTGTCAGACAATATACAGAATACAACCCTTACAATTAACAAAATCCTGTTGAACACACTAACTACAGTATTTGTGGAAGcaaatgtaacatttaatgTAAATTGCAGAGCTAAAAAGTAACATACTCAGCAATTTATATGAATGTCATTCAAAACACAATACTGAATAGTGAAAATGGTCACTattaaatatagtaaataatTTAGGTttgatgatatatatataaattcattcattcatgttacATGCAATTATTGAGTgatgttttattaacattttactgatttatttcttcttttttctaaaTAGATGGCACATGCCCAACAAGAACAAATTGAGCAACAGAAGGCCATTCTTCAGCAGTCATTCCTCACTGAGAAGGAAGTGTtgttgaaaagagaaaaggctGTTGAAGATGAGAAAATGAAGCTTGAGAAACAGTTTGAGGATGAAGTGAACAAAGCCAAAGCTCTCAAAGATGAGCAAGAGCGTCAGCGGAAGCTaatggaagaagaaaagaagaaacttCAGGCCATTATGGATGAAGCTTTGAAGAAACAACAGGAGGCTGAAGCAGAgatgaaaaacaagcaaaaggAAATGGAGGTGCTTGAAAAGAAGAGgaatgaacaagaaaaagtcttgggagaggaaaataaaaagctCAGAGAGAAGCTTCAGAATCTTGAGGTTGCGTCAAAACAGAGCACATCCAAAACAAAGGAAATTGAGGTCCAGACTGACAAGGTTCCTGAGGAGCAATTAGTGGCCATGACAATGGTGGGAACAACAAAGAAAGTTTACAATGGCTCTGTTGAAGTTGACGGAGTGAAGAAAGATGGAGAATCACCATTAGCGTTTGATGGAATAAGAGAGAAAGTTCCTGCTGAAAGGCTCCATGAAATTGGTATCCTGACCAAAAAAGAATTTGACAAATTGAAAAAGGGCAAAGCCTCTGTGCAAGACCTCGGAAAGACAGATAAAGTTAAATCATGTCTTAAGGGTCAGAACTGTGTTGGAGGTGTCTTGACTCCATCCAAAGAGAAAATGAGCATCTATCAGGCCATGACAGAGAACAAGATCACTCCAAACACTGCCGCAATGCTCCTGGAAGCTCAAGCAGCTTCTGGTTACATTGTAGATCCAGTGAAAAATAAACTCCTCTCTGTAGATGAAGCTGTTAAGGATCAGTTAATTGGCCCTGAACTCCATGACAAGATGCTGTCTGCAGAGCGAGCAGCCACCGGCTTCAAAGATCCCTATACTGGAGCCAAAATCTCTCTTTTTGAGGCCATGAAAAAAGGACTTATTGAAAAGGAACAGGCCACCAAATTCCTAGATGTACAGCTTGCAACTGGTGGCATCATTGACCCTATCAATAGTCATAGAGTACCACTGCAAACAGCTTACAAGCAGGGTCAGTTTGATGCAGACATGAATAAGAAACTCACTGATCCCAGTGATGATTGCAAATTATTCATTGACCCCAGCACTCAGGAGCAACTCACTTACAAACAGTTACTGGAGAGATGCACCAAGGATGCAGAATCAGGCCTACTGATATTACCGGTAACAGAGAAAGCTGCTCAAAGTGAGAGAACATACACAGATTTAGAGACAAGAGAGGTGTTCAGTAAATCAAACGTTGATGTGCCTTTTGGAAAGTTCAAAGGAAAAACAGTCACCATTTGGGAAGTCATAAATTCAGAATATTTCACCGAAGAGCAAAGAAGAGAACTGATTCGTCAGTACAAGACGGGCAAGATCACAGTGGAaaagattatcaaaattgtcATCACTGTTGTGGAAGACAAGGAGAAgaataatgaaaatgtgttcaatGGTTTGAGGGCTACAGTCTCTGCCAGTGAACTTTTAGAGTCTAAGGTTATAAACAAAGACTTATTCAACAAATTGAGTAATGGCAAAATAACAGTCAAAGAGATCTCTGAGATGGAGCCTGTGAAAAAGGCACTACAAGGAACACCGAGCATTGCTGGGCTGTTGAATGAACCCACAAAGGAGAAAATGCCTTTCTACCAAGCTATGAAGAAAGAATTACTGTCACCAGAGACTGTGGTTAACCTCCTTGAAGCTCAAGCAGCAACCGGGTTTATTATCGATCCTGTCAAAAATGAGAGGATCCCTGTTGATGAAGCTGTCAAGTCGGGTCTTGTGGGCCCAGAACTCCATGAACGACTACTGTCTGCAGAGAGAGCTGTCAGCGGCTACAGAGATCCATATACAGGGAAAAAGGTGTCTCTGTTTGAAGCCATGAACAAAGGCCTCATAAAGAAGGACCACGGCATTCGTCTGCTTGAAGCACAACTCTCAACAGGTGGAATCATTGACCCCAATAAAAGCTATCGCATCCCACATGAGGTTGCCTGCAAACGTGGATATTTTGATGAGGAAATCAGCAAGACTTTGAACAAGAACACTGATGAAACAAAAGTCTTTTATGATCCTAACTCACAAGAGGATACAACCTATTCACAGCTCATGAAAAAATGTGTCACAGACAAAGAAACTGGATTACCATTGCTTTCCCTCTCAAAGAAGGCCTCAAAGCCTAAAGAAGACCAACAGATTACAGAGGCTAAAACAAAACAGGCTTTGAACCAGGCAACTATGGAGTTGGAGTATGGGCCTTTCAAAGGAAGAAAAGTCACAATTTGGGAAATCATACACTCTGAATACATCACTGAGGAGCAAAGAATAGAGTTGATCCGCCAGTACAGAATGGGGCAGGTGACAGTTGAAAGGTTGGTAAAGATTGTCATAACAATGGTTGATGaaaaagaggacaaaacaaaggaagagGCCTGTTTTGAAGGCATTAGGGCACCAGTCACTGCAAGCTCATTACTTGATTCCAACATCATTGATAAGGCTACATTTGACCTGCTCCAACAGGGTAAAAAGACACCTAAAGAAGTCAGTGAAACTGATAAGGTCCGGAAGTATTTGCAAGGCACAGACCGCATTGACGGTATCACAGTGGAAGAGTCAAATGAGAAGTTGAGCATATATCaagcaatgaaaaacaaagttttgcaACAAAACACTGGGATTGCACTACTTGAGGCCCAAGCTGGAACTGGTTTCATAACTGATCCagttaaaaatctgaaatactCTGTGGATGACGCTGTGAAGGTTGGTGTTGTTGGCCCAGAGCTTCATGAGAAACTTCTCTTAGCTGAAAAAGCAGTGACAGGATACAAAGATCCATATACAGGCAATAAGATTTCTCTATTCCAAGCCATGAAGAAGGAGCTTGTTTTGAGGGAGCAAGCCATTCCTCTCCTGGAAGCTCAGTTTACTTCAGGAGGGATCATTGATCCAGTCAGCAGCCATCGTGTTCCCAATGATGTGGCCATTCAACGTGGCTATTTCAGTAAACAAATGGCCAAGTCCTTCAATGAACCATCAGGTGACATTAAATGCTTCACCAatcccaacaacaacaaaaatgttacTTACAAGCAGTTGCTAGAGAAATGTGTAAGAGATCCCAACTCTGGTCTGTGCTACCTGTCTCTGTCAAAGGTTGAAACTCCTGCTCCTGTTGAGAAGTCCTATCAATACACAGAGGAGCAAGCCCAAACAGATCTAGCTAACACTCAAATTGAGATTCCTCATAAGAGTTTTGCAGGAAAGAGTCTGACCATTTGGGAAGTCATGAACTCAAATATGCTTCCAGAGGAGGAGAGGCGCCGCCTCATGGAGCAGTATCGCTTGGGACAAATAACAAAGGAAAGAATGCTAATCATCATCATTGAAATTGTTGAACAAAGGGAGACTCTAAAGTCAGAGCAGAGCATGTCATGTGATGTAATCAGAAGGAGAGTTACTATTGAGGAGCTTTACAGTGCTCGAATTATTGACTTGCACTCATATAACCtcttgaaacaagaaaaaatgtctaTTCGTGAGGTAATGGAAATGCCATCAGTAAAACAGTATCTCTTTGGTACTGGTTGCATCGCAGGAATAATGTCAGACAGTCCTCCAAAGATCAGTATTTATCAAGCGATGAAGAATGGACAGATTAAGCCTGAAGTTGCTTTGAATCTTCTCGAGGCCCAAGCAGCAACAGGATTCATGATTGATCCAGTTAAAGATGAACTTCTAACAGTTGATGAAGCTGTGCGCAAGGGGCTTGTGGGCCCTGAACTTCATGACAAACTTCTCTCTGCTGAGAGAGCAGTTACAGGTTACAAGGATCCGTATAGTGGCAAAGTGATTTCTCTCTTCCAGGCAATGAAAAAGGACCTGATTCCTGAGGATTATGCTTTGAGGCTTTTGGAAGCCCAGAATGCTACTGGAGGATTAATGGATCCTGAATACTACTTCCACCTTCCCAT contains these protein-coding regions:
- the pleca gene encoding plectin a isoform X12, translated to MLKLKRKFHSKRRLNSASSSTAGSVSDLEDRVVMLCEDIPAENSFDLGRGSLSPGAHSSRGSQSDEQESGSEPHIFHLSRDRLSYRQACYVEREPPRTQREYYVQRVVQVPTLIDMSKVYRQTNQENLEQAFSVAERDLGVTRLLDPEDVDVPHPDEKSIITYVSSLYDVMPRVPDVQDGVKANELELRWQEYYELVTVLLQWIRHHILVFEEKKFPTSYEEIEVLWRQFLKFKETELPAKEADKNRSKHIFKSFEGAVQAGHVKVPPGYHPFDVEKEWGRLHVAILERERLLRTEFERLERLQRVVSKVQMESGVCEEQLNQVETLLQTDVRMLSSGKPAQHTAEMEADLEKAEGMIRFLFNDVQLLKDGRHLQAEQMYRRVYRLHERLVNLRSEYNLRLKSGVTTTQIPMTQIHTAQVLQQAPMRVRPELDEVTMRYIQDLLAWVEENQRRVDDGEWGTDLPTVESQLGSHRGLHQSVEEFRSKIERAKADESQISPASKAAYRDYLGKLELQYGKLLNASKARLRYLDELHAFVTAATKELMWLNEKEEEEVNYDWSERNTNMAAKKENYSGLMRDLELREKKMNGVQATGDKLLRDGHPARKTLEAFTAALQTQWSWILQLCCCIETHLKENTAYFQFFSDVKEAEEKIKKIQDTMKRKYTCDRSITVTRLEDLVQDAADEKEQLNEFKTHLEGLKRRAKTIIQLKPRNPATPIKGKLPVQAVCDFKQMEITVHRGDECALLNNSQPHKWKVLNDKGSEASVPSICFLVPPTNKDAVNSVAGLDGNLQRLQTMWQTMFVDMKSMLSWQYLMRDIHIINTWNITMFKTLRVEEYRLALRNLEQHYQDFLRDSQDSQTFGAEDRMQVESNYNKANQHYNTLVSTAEQGFVPPRAGEQDESVCKTYLTKIKDLRLRLEGCENRTVTRLRQPVDKEPLKACALKTAEQMKVQSELEGLKKDLSSITEKTEEVLASPQQSSSAPMLRSELDVTLKKMDHVYGLSSVYLDKLKTIDVVIRNTKDAEDTLKTYETGLRDVNKVPAEEKEVEDHRSQLKKMHAEAEADQVVFDRLQDELKRATAINDKMTRIHSERDAELEHYRQLVSSLLERWQAVFAQIDLRQRELDLLGRHMKSYRESYEWLIRWLGEARQRQEKIQAVPIGDSKALKEQLAEEKKLLEEIEKNKGKIENCEKNAKAYIDSVKDYELQILTYKALQDPIASPLKKPKMECVSDNIIQEYVTLRTRYSELMTLTSQYIKFITDAQRRLEDNEKASEKLKEEEMKRMAEIQAELDKQKQLAEAHAKSVAKAEQEAQELKLKMKEEASKRQDVAVDSEKQKQNIQQELDCLKSLSEQEIKSKSQQLEEALISRTKIEEEIHIIRIQLQTTIKQKATSEAELQQLRVKATEAEKLRKAAQDEAERLRKQVTEETQKKKDAEDELKRKSETEKEASKQKQKALDDLQKFKMQAEEAERRMKQAEEEKLRQIKVVEEVAQKSAATELQSKSILFNEKATKLEESLKKEQGTVLQLQEEAEKLRKQQDEASKAREQAERELETWRQKANEALRLRLQAEEEAQKKSQAQEEAERQKVEAERDAKKRAKAEEAALKQKDNAEKELEKQRKFAEQVAQQKLSAEQECIRLKADFEHAEQQRGLLDNELHRLKNEVNAAESQRKQLEDELAKVRSEMDVLLQMKIQAEKETLSKTEKSKQLLESEVLKMKQLAEEATRLRSVAEEAKKQRQIAEEEAARQRAEAEKILKEKLSAINEATRLKTEAEIALKAKEAENERLKRQAEDEAYQRKLLEDQAAQHKRDIAEKITHLKSSSDSELERQKTIVEETIKQKKVVEEEIHIIKINFEKASKDKSGLEMELKKLKGIAEETEKSKLKAEEEAEKLKKLAAEEEKKRKEAEEKVKRITAAEEEAGRQCKAAQEEVDRLKKKAAEANKQKDKAEKDAEKQAILAKEAAQKCSAAEQKAQDVLSKNKEDILAQENLKEEFEKAKKLAQAAEKAKEKAEKEAALLRQKAEEAEKQKKAAEDEAAKQAKAQKDAERLKKEAEEEASKRAAAEAAALKQKKQADSEMAKHKKEAEQALKQKSQVEKELTTVKLQLDETDKQKAVLDEELQRVKGEVNDAVKQKAQVEDELSKVKIQMDELLKLKLKIENENQRLMKKDKDNTQKLLAEEAEKMKSLAEDAARLSVEAEEAARQRQIAESDLAEQRTLAEKMLKEKMQAIQEATKLKAEAEELQKQKNQAQEKAKKLLEDKQQIQLRLDKETEGFQKSLEAERKRQLEVSAEAEKLKLRVKELSEAQAKAEEEAKKFRKQADEAKTRLQDTERQTTETVVQKLETQRLQSTREADDLKKAITDLEKEREKLKKEAEELQKKSKEMAHAQQEQIEQQKAILQQSFLTEKEVLLKREKAVEDEKMKLEKQFEDEVNKAKALKDEQERQRKLMEEEKKKLQAIMDEALKKQQEAEAEMKNKQKEMEVLEKKRNEQEKVLGEENKKLREKLQNLEVASKQSTSKTKEIEVQTDKVPEEQLVAMTMVGTTKKVYNGSVEVDGVKKDGESPLAFDGIREKVPAERLHEIGILTKKEFDKLKKGKASVQDLGKTDKVKSCLKGQNCVGGVLTPSKEKMSIYQAMTENKITPNTAAMLLEAQAASGYIVDPVKNKLLSVDEAVKDQLIGPELHDKMLSAERAATGFKDPYTGAKISLFEAMKKGLIEKEQATKFLDVQLATGGIIDPINSHRVPLQTAYKQGQFDADMNKKLTDPSDDCKLFIDPSTQEQLTYKQLLERCTKDAESGLLILPVTEKAAQSERTYTDLETREVFSKSNVDVPFGKFKGKTVTIWEVINSEYFTEEQRRELIRQYKTGKITVEKIIKIVITVVEDKEKNNENVFNGLRATVSASELLESKVINKDLFNKLSNGKITVKEISEMEPVKKALQGTPSIAGLLNEPTKEKMPFYQAMKKELLSPETVVNLLEAQAATGFIIDPVKNERIPVDEAVKSGLVGPELHERLLSAERAVSGYRDPYTGKKVSLFEAMNKGLIKKDHGIRLLEAQLSTGGIIDPNKSYRIPHEVACKRGYFDEEISKTLNKNTDETKVFYDPNSQEDTTYSQLMKKCVTDKETGLPLLSLSKKASKPKEDQQITEAKTKQALNQATMELEYGPFKGRKVTIWEIIHSEYITEEQRIELIRQYRMGQVTVERLVKIVITMVDEKEDKTKEEACFEGIRAPVTASSLLDSNIIDKATFDLLQQGKKTPKEVSETDKVRKYLQGTDRIDGITVEESNEKLSIYQAMKNKVLQQNTGIALLEAQAGTGFITDPVKNLKYSVDDAVKVGVVGPELHEKLLLAEKAVTGYKDPYTGNKISLFQAMKKELVLREQAIPLLEAQFTSGGIIDPVSSHRVPNDVAIQRGYFSKQMAKSFNEPSGDIKCFTNPNNNKNVTYKQLLEKCVRDPNSGLCYLSLSKVETPAPVEKSYQYTEEQAQTDLANTQIEIPHKSFAGKSLTIWEVMNSNMLPEEERRRLMEQYRLGQITKERMLIIIIEIVEQRETLKSEQSMSCDVIRRRVTIEELYSARIIDLHSYNLLKQEKMSIREVMEMPSVKQYLFGTGCIAGIMSDSPPKISIYQAMKNGQIKPEVALNLLEAQAATGFMIDPVKDELLTVDEAVRKGLVGPELHDKLLSAERAVTGYKDPYSGKVISLFQAMKKDLIPEDYALRLLEAQNATGGLMDPEYYFHLPIDVAMQRGYINKETIDRISEPTGDVQGYSDPTTDEKQSYAQLLKRCRVDKESGLRLLSLADRTLLFKGLRKQITVDELLRSQIINQKTYNDLTEGIITVEEVSREVKKYLEGTSCIAGVYVESSKDRLSIYQAMKKNMIRPGTAFELLEAQAATGYVIDPIKNLKLNVTEAVKMGVVGPEFKDKLLSAERAVTGYKDPYSGKIISLFQAMKKGLILKDHGIRLLEAQIATGGIIDPQESHRLPVEAAYARGLFDEEMNEILTDPSDDTKGFFDPNTEENLTYLGLMERCMTDPETGLALLLLKEKKRERKTSSKSSVRKRRVVIVDPETGKEMSVYEAYQKGLIDHQTYLELAEQECEWEEITITSSDGVVKSMIIDRRSGRQYDIDDAISRGLIDKSALDQYRSGTLSITEFADMLSGNMSGVRSRSSSFGSSSSYTMSPVPSIKTPATTWSDPTEETGPVAGILDTETLEKVSITEAIHRNLVDNITGQRLLEAQACTGGIIDPNTGEKFTVADAMTKGLVDKIMVDRISLAQKAHNGFEDPRTKTKMSAAQALKKGWLYYEAGQRFLEVQYLTGGLIEPDVTNRVSIDEAVKKGTLDARTAQKLRDVSAYSKYLTCPKTKLKISYKDALDRSMIEEGTGLRLLEASSQSSKGLYSPYSISGSGSATGSRSGSRTGSRSGSRRGSFDATGSSFTTTFSSSSYSSPSYGRRY